Proteins encoded in a region of the Pseudomonas viciae genome:
- a CDS encoding FAD:protein FMN transferase, whose amino-acid sequence MVLVSVLSGCGNDDTLERFDGPTMGSHYSIQYVRHSATPGPKGVQAEVENILAEVDRQFSTYRSDSDVERFNALPANGCQVMPGPVLELVRMGEQLSSQSDGSFDLTVEPLLNLWGFGPQSRAEKVPTAEALALVRQRVGHGHLRIDGDRLCKDAAVEVDFNSIAAGYAVDRIAARLQALGIDSYLAEATGELKAVGRKPDGSAWRIALEEPRDDRQVAERVIEVNGYGVSTSGDYRRYFEQDGVRYSHAFDARTGAPVLHSLASVTVIHPSALMADGLSTLLLILGPERGWDYAQEHGVGVFFVLRDGNRFVTRTNDVFERMSNGKSQ is encoded by the coding sequence GTGGTGCTGGTCAGTGTGTTGTCCGGCTGTGGCAACGACGACACCCTGGAGCGCTTCGACGGCCCGACCATGGGCAGTCACTACTCCATTCAATACGTCAGGCATTCCGCCACGCCCGGTCCGAAAGGGGTGCAGGCCGAGGTGGAAAACATCCTTGCCGAAGTGGATCGGCAATTCTCCACTTATCGCAGCGACTCGGACGTCGAACGTTTCAATGCGTTGCCGGCCAACGGCTGCCAGGTCATGCCAGGTCCGGTCCTGGAGTTGGTCCGGATGGGTGAGCAGTTGTCTTCACAAAGTGACGGCTCTTTCGACCTGACGGTGGAGCCGCTGCTGAACCTGTGGGGCTTCGGCCCCCAGTCCCGAGCCGAGAAAGTACCGACTGCAGAAGCTCTGGCCCTGGTGCGTCAGCGCGTCGGGCATGGTCATCTGCGTATCGACGGCGACCGGTTGTGCAAGGACGCCGCAGTGGAGGTCGACTTCAACAGTATTGCCGCGGGCTACGCCGTCGACCGGATCGCCGCCCGGCTCCAGGCCTTGGGCATCGACAGCTACCTGGCCGAAGCCACCGGCGAGCTCAAGGCTGTCGGGCGCAAACCCGATGGTTCGGCCTGGCGCATTGCCCTGGAGGAACCACGGGACGACCGGCAAGTGGCCGAGCGTGTCATCGAGGTCAATGGCTACGGGGTTTCGACGTCCGGTGATTACCGTCGTTATTTCGAGCAGGACGGCGTGCGTTATTCCCACGCCTTCGATGCGCGCACCGGTGCGCCGGTCCTACACAGCTTGGCGTCAGTCACGGTGATTCATCCTTCGGCGTTGATGGCCGATGGACTGTCGACGCTGTTGTTGATTCTCGGGCCTGAACGGGGTTGGGACTATGCCCAAGAACACGGTGTCGGGGTATTTTTCGTGCTGCGCGACGGTAATCGTTTTGTCACCCGTACCAACGATGTGTTTGAACGGATGAGCAACGGAAAAAGCCAATGA
- a CDS encoding PilZ domain-containing protein, with translation MSTLDEEDRREYYRIEDTIALEIRPLSIPEAAGQEVLQDASPLFNLLSELHLSEFESQHLLRQISERERSIAAYLKAMNKRIDLLSQVIALTALGEIGEPKPVIISEGGIDFQYPTPVAVGTHLSIKLVLMPQALGLLLRARVTHCDPKGDGYDVGTEFEHPTDAQRQLLARYILQKQAQERRLARELNESGINKEQP, from the coding sequence ATGTCGACATTAGATGAAGAAGATCGCCGCGAATACTACCGTATCGAGGACACGATCGCACTGGAAATTCGGCCCCTCTCCATTCCTGAAGCTGCTGGCCAGGAAGTGTTGCAGGATGCTTCTCCACTGTTCAATCTGCTCAGTGAACTGCACCTGAGCGAATTTGAGTCCCAGCACCTGCTGCGCCAGATCAGCGAGCGCGAACGCAGCATCGCCGCGTACCTCAAGGCGATGAACAAACGCATCGATCTGCTCAGTCAGGTCATCGCCCTCACTGCGCTTGGCGAAATCGGCGAACCCAAACCGGTGATCATTTCCGAAGGCGGCATCGACTTCCAATACCCCACGCCCGTCGCCGTCGGTACACATCTGTCAATCAAGCTGGTACTGATGCCGCAGGCCCTCGGGTTGTTACTCCGGGCACGCGTCACGCATTGCGACCCCAAGGGCGACGGCTACGATGTGGGCACCGAATTCGAACACCCCACCGACGCCCAGCGTCAGCTACTGGCCCGCTATATCCTGCAGAAACAGGCGCAAGAACGTCGCCTGGCTCGGGAACTGAACGAATCAGGTATCAATAAGGAACAACCGTGA
- a CDS encoding glycerophosphodiester phosphodiesterase: protein MTLIYGHRGAKGEAPENTLTGFQECLKHGVRRCELDLHLSMDGELMVIHDPTLKRTTDRRGKVVEHTAAELVTYDARKGGPGWIKPCPIPRLEELFEKCDFEHWQLEVKSASRTRAAATVLGIREMAQRFGLLDKITITSSSREVLKAALDLTPDISRGLVAEYAWLDPLKVAQSYGCEILALNWTLCTPERLVKAQRQGLHVSVWTVNEPALMRRLADFGADSLITDFPGLATATLENC, encoded by the coding sequence GTGACCCTCATTTATGGCCACCGCGGCGCCAAGGGCGAAGCGCCGGAAAATACCCTGACCGGTTTTCAGGAGTGTCTCAAGCACGGCGTGCGCCGTTGCGAGCTGGACCTGCATCTTTCGATGGACGGCGAGTTGATGGTGATCCACGACCCGACCCTCAAGCGCACCACCGATCGCCGGGGCAAGGTGGTCGAGCACACCGCCGCCGAACTGGTCACCTACGATGCGCGCAAGGGTGGCCCGGGCTGGATCAAACCATGCCCGATTCCACGCCTGGAGGAGTTGTTCGAAAAATGTGATTTCGAGCATTGGCAACTGGAGGTCAAGAGCGCCTCGCGCACCCGCGCCGCCGCCACCGTGCTGGGGATCCGCGAAATGGCCCAGCGTTTCGGACTGCTGGACAAAATCACCATCACCTCCAGCTCCCGGGAAGTGCTCAAGGCGGCCCTGGACCTGACGCCGGACATTTCGCGCGGCCTGGTGGCCGAGTACGCCTGGCTCGACCCGTTGAAGGTCGCCCAGAGTTATGGCTGTGAAATCCTGGCGCTGAACTGGACGCTGTGCACGCCCGAACGCCTGGTCAAGGCCCAGCGTCAGGGGCTGCACGTGTCGGTGTGGACCGTCAACGAACCCGCGCTGATGCGCAGGCTCGCCGACTTTGGCGCTGACAGCCTGATTACAGACTTTCCCGGTTTGGCCACTGCCACGCTCGAGAATTGCTGA
- the sthA gene encoding Si-specific NAD(P)(+) transhydrogenase, translated as MAVYNYDVVVLGSGPAGEGAAMNAAKAGRKVAMVDSRRQVGGNCTHLGTIPSKALRHSVRQIMQFNTNPMFRAIGEPRWFSFPDVLKSAEKVISKQVASRTGYYARNRVDVFFGTGSFADEQTVEVVCGNGVVEKLVAKHIIIATGSRPYRPADIDFNHARIYDSDTILSLGHTPRKLIVYGAGVIGCEYASIFSGLGVLVELVDNRGQLLSFLDSEISQALSYHFSNNNITVRHNEDYDRVEGVDNGVILHLKSGKKIKADALLWCNGRTGNTDTLGLENIGVKVNSRGQIEVDENYRTCVPNIYGAGDVIGWPSLASAAHDQGRSAAGSIVDNGSWRFVNDVPTGIYTIPEISSIGKNEQELTQAKVPYEVGKAFFKSMARAQIAGEPQGMLKILFHRETLEVLGVHCFGYQASEIVHIGQAIMNQPGELNTLKYFVNTTFNYPTMAEAYRVAAYDGLNRLF; from the coding sequence ATGGCTGTCTACAACTACGACGTGGTGGTACTGGGTTCTGGCCCGGCGGGTGAAGGCGCGGCAATGAACGCTGCCAAGGCAGGGCGCAAGGTGGCGATGGTCGACAGCCGTCGGCAGGTCGGCGGTAACTGCACCCACTTGGGCACCATCCCGTCCAAGGCCTTGCGTCACTCGGTCCGGCAGATCATGCAGTTCAACACCAACCCGATGTTCCGGGCCATCGGCGAGCCGCGCTGGTTCTCCTTCCCGGACGTGCTCAAGAGCGCCGAGAAGGTGATCTCCAAGCAGGTCGCCTCGCGCACTGGCTACTACGCCCGCAATCGCGTTGACGTGTTCTTTGGCACCGGCAGCTTTGCCGATGAGCAGACCGTCGAAGTAGTCTGCGGCAACGGTGTGGTCGAAAAACTGGTGGCCAAGCACATCATCATCGCCACCGGCTCGCGCCCGTATCGCCCGGCCGACATCGATTTCAACCATGCGCGTATCTACGATAGCGACACTATCCTGAGCCTGGGCCACACCCCGCGTAAGCTCATCGTCTACGGCGCCGGGGTGATCGGTTGCGAATACGCCTCGATCTTCAGCGGCCTGGGTGTTCTGGTGGAGTTGGTGGATAACCGCGGCCAGTTGCTGAGCTTCCTGGACTCGGAGATCTCCCAGGCCCTGAGTTATCACTTCAGCAACAACAACATCACCGTGCGCCACAACGAAGACTACGACCGTGTCGAAGGTGTGGACAATGGCGTGATCCTGCACCTCAAGTCCGGCAAGAAGATCAAGGCCGACGCCTTGCTCTGGTGCAACGGTCGTACCGGTAACACCGACACCCTGGGCCTGGAAAACATCGGCGTGAAGGTCAACAGCCGTGGCCAGATCGAAGTCGATGAGAACTACCGTACTTGCGTGCCGAATATCTACGGCGCCGGTGACGTGATTGGCTGGCCGAGCCTGGCCAGTGCCGCCCACGACCAGGGCCGTTCGGCCGCCGGCAGCATCGTCGACAACGGCAGCTGGCGCTTCGTCAACGACGTACCGACCGGTATCTACACCATTCCGGAAATCAGCTCGATCGGCAAGAACGAGCAGGAACTGACCCAAGCCAAGGTGCCTTATGAAGTGGGCAAGGCCTTCTTCAAGAGCATGGCGCGGGCGCAGATCGCCGGTGAGCCGCAAGGCATGCTGAAGATCCTGTTCCACCGCGAGACCCTGGAAGTGCTGGGCGTGCACTGCTTCGGCTACCAGGCTTCGGAGATCGTTCACATTGGCCAGGCGATCATGAACCAGCCGGGCGAGTTGAACACCCTGAAGTACTTCGTCAACACCACGTTCAACTACCCGACCATGGCTGAAGCCTATCGGGTAGCGGCCTATGACGGGCTCAACCGGCTTTTTTGA
- a CDS encoding MFS transporter: MPSTTSNGKAIFRVVSGNFLEMFDFMVYGFYATAIAKTFFPTDSAFASLMLSLATFGAGFLMRPLGAIFLGAYIDRHGRRKGLIITLAMMAMGTILIACVPGYAVLGVAAPLLVLLGRLLQGFSAGVELGGVSVYLAEISTPGRKGFFVSWQSASQQAAVVFAGLLGVGLNHWLSPQEMGDWGWRVPFLVGCLIVPAIFVIRRSLEETPEFQARKHHPTLSEIIRSIGQNFGIVLAGMALVVMTTVSFYLITAYTPTFGKAELNLSDLDALLVTVCIGLSNFFWLPVMGAFSDKIGRKPLLLGATILAVLTAYPALSWLVANPSFSHLLIVELWLSFLYGSYNGAMVVALTEIMPVEVRTTGFSLAYSLATATFGGFTPAACTYLIHVLDNKAAPGIWLSGAAVLGLIATLVLFKGNRHELRTAQASVVGGA, from the coding sequence ATGCCTTCCACCACGAGCAACGGCAAGGCGATCTTTCGCGTTGTCAGCGGCAACTTCCTGGAGATGTTCGACTTCATGGTCTATGGCTTCTACGCCACGGCCATCGCCAAGACGTTCTTTCCGACCGACAGTGCTTTCGCCTCGCTGATGCTGTCCCTGGCCACGTTCGGCGCCGGGTTCCTGATGCGCCCCCTGGGGGCGATTTTCCTCGGCGCCTACATCGACCGTCACGGCCGTCGCAAAGGCTTGATCATCACCCTGGCGATGATGGCCATGGGCACCATCCTGATCGCCTGCGTGCCGGGCTACGCCGTCCTGGGCGTGGCGGCACCGCTGCTGGTGCTGCTGGGTCGCTTGCTGCAAGGCTTCTCCGCCGGTGTCGAACTGGGCGGTGTGTCGGTGTACCTGGCGGAAATCTCCACGCCGGGGCGCAAGGGCTTCTTTGTCAGTTGGCAATCGGCCAGCCAACAGGCCGCCGTGGTATTTGCCGGCCTGCTGGGGGTTGGCCTCAATCACTGGCTGAGCCCCCAAGAGATGGGCGATTGGGGCTGGCGCGTCCCGTTCCTGGTCGGCTGCCTGATCGTGCCGGCGATATTCGTGATCCGTCGCTCCTTGGAAGAAACGCCTGAATTCCAGGCGAGAAAACATCACCCTACCCTATCGGAAATCATCCGCTCCATCGGTCAGAACTTCGGCATCGTCTTGGCCGGCATGGCGCTGGTGGTCATGACCACGGTGTCGTTCTACCTGATCACCGCTTACACGCCGACCTTCGGCAAAGCCGAATTGAACCTGTCGGATCTGGACGCATTGCTGGTCACGGTGTGCATCGGCCTGTCGAACTTCTTCTGGTTGCCGGTGATGGGCGCGTTTTCCGACAAGATAGGACGCAAACCCCTGCTGCTTGGCGCGACTATCCTGGCGGTCCTGACGGCGTACCCGGCACTGTCCTGGCTGGTGGCAAACCCCAGCTTCAGTCATCTGCTGATCGTCGAACTGTGGCTGTCGTTCCTGTATGGATCGTACAACGGCGCCATGGTGGTGGCCTTGACGGAAATCATGCCGGTCGAGGTGCGTACCACCGGCTTCTCCCTGGCCTACAGCCTGGCGACAGCGACGTTTGGTGGGTTTACGCCTGCCGCCTGCACTTACCTGATTCATGTATTGGATAACAAGGCAGCGCCAGGGATCTGGCTCAGTGGCGCGGCGGTGTTGGGGTTGATTGCGACCTTGGTGTTGTTCAAGGGTAATCGGCATGAGCTGCGGACTGCACAAGCTTCAGTCGTCGGCGGCGCCTGA